Part of the Bacteroides acidifaciens genome, TACTGTCGCCGCTTCATGAACAACGAACATACCCTCATTGGAAACAACGGATTAACAATCGAAGACCTAGCTTCTTTCTGGCAAGCTATCGCTAAAGAATTCTCCACTTTTAAAAACATATATGGTTACGGGCTAATGAACGAACCACACGATCTAGCCTCGGAAACCAAGTGGTTCGACATGGCACAAGCATCCATCAATGCCATACGAGAAGTCGACACAAATACGCTTATTATGGTAGGCGGCAACGACTGGTCATCAGCAGAGCGTTGGATCGAGCAGAGTGATACACTCAAATTCTTAAAAGACCCGGCTAATAACCTTGCTTTTGAAGCTCATGTATATTTTGACAAGGATGCATCCGGTACGTACAAATATTCATACGAAGAGGAAGAATGTTATCCGGAGAAAGGAATCGACCGGGTAAAACCATTTGTAGAATGGATTAAACAGAATAAATTCCATGGTTTTATCGGAGAATATGGAATCCCCGACAATGATCCCCGTTGGAATGAAACCCTCGACTTATTCTTGGGATATTTGCAAGAAAACGGAATCAATGGTACATATTGGGCTGCGGGTCCGTGGTGGGATACCTATTTCATGGCAATCACCCCCAAAGACGGGAAAGACAGACCGCAAATGCCTATCATTGAGAAATATACAAGTACCTTTAAAAAATAGAATTATGTTCAAACGATTCTCCATCTGCTATATTTTATTCATGTTTTGTATAACTGGAACTTCCGCCCAAGAAGACCGGTGGACAGGAAACGCCACGAATCTATCCAAAGGAAACTTAAGGGTAAATTCGTCAGGACGTTACCTGGAATACACTGACGGAACTCCTTTTCTCTACATGGGAGATACAGCATGGGAACTCATCAGCCGCTTAAATGACAAAGAGACTGAACAATATCTGGAGAATCGCAGGGAAAAAGGATTTACCGTCATACAAACGGTAATCCTAGATGAATTAGATGATATGGATGTTTCATCTAACGGAGAACCTAAGTTAATTGACGGCAATATTGACAAGCCCGCTCCCGGCTATTTCACTCATGTAGACAAAGTTATTTCTTTGGCAGCAGCCAAAGGTTTATACATAGCTCTACTACCAACCTGGGGAGATAAGGTAGACAAACAATGGGGAAAAGGACCGGAGATTTTTACACCGGAAAATGCATATAGATACGGCAAATGGTTAGGAGAACGCTATATGAACGCCCCCAATCTGATATGGATAATAGGAGGTGATCGAAGTGGAGACGGAAAAAACTTTGCCATTTGGAATGCATTAGCAACCGGTATTAAAAGTGTAGACAAAAACCATTTGATGACCTATCATCCTCATGGAGAGCACTCATCCTCATTCTGGTTTCACAATGCTTCCTGGCTGGATTTTAATATGTGCCAATCCGGACATGCACAACAAGATTTCGCAATCTATCAACGCCTGCTTTTGCCCGATTTAAAAAAGGAACCACATAAGCCATGCATGGATGGAGAACCCCGATATGAAAATATTCCGATCAATTTCAAAAAAGAAAAGGGAAGATTTGGTGACGATGATGTCCGCCATACACTTTACCAGAGTATGTTCAGCGGAGCTTGCGGATATACATACGGCTGTAATGATATATGGCAGATGTTTGATACCGGGCGTGAACCTAAATGTGATGCCGACACTCCATGGTACCAATCAATGGATAAACAAGGAGCATGGGACTTAATTCACTTTCGCAGATTATGGGAAAAATTTGACTTTACTCAAGGAAAAAACCAACAAACCATCTTTGGCGATATACCTTTAGAAAATGAAAACTATCCCGTAGCATTCGGCAACAAAGACTACTTATTAGTGTATTTTCCACAAGGTGGAGAGAGAACGATTTATTTGCCTTCAATGAAAGCATCCAAACGGTCTTTAAAGTGGATGAATCCTCGCAATGGAAGAATCACATTCTATCAAAATACAACAACAAATACCATTCCCATATCCTCTCCCACAAAGGGAAAAGGAAATGACTGGATTTTAATTATAGAGTAATTAACCGAAAAAAATAACTATAGAATATGAAAAGTAATAGATTAGAAGAGCTAACACAAAATTATGAAGCTCTTATCAACCGAAAAAATGAGATATGTAACAATAGCAACGGTATATATAAACGTTACTACCACCCTGTATTAACAGCAGAACATGCACCACTCATCTGGAAGTATGATTTTGATGAAAAACAAAACCCATTCATGGAAGAAAGAATTGGTATCAACGCTGTAATGAATACGGGAGCCATCAAGATCAATCATAAATACTATCTTGTGGCACGTGTGGAAGGAGCAGACCGAAAATCATTCTTTGCAGTAGCAGAAAGTAATAGTCCCGTAGACGGATTTCGTTTTTGGGATTATCCGATAGAAATGCCGGAGACAGACATTCCTGATACCAATATGTACGATATGCGCCTGACCGCACATGAAGATGGATGGATTTATGGCATTTTTTGTGCGGAACGCAAAGATACAAACGCTCCAGCCGGTGATTTATCTTCCGCAGTAGCCGTTGCAGGTATTGCACGAACAAAAGACCTGAAAACATGGCAACGCTTGCCGGATCTGAAATCTCCGAGCCAGCAACGTAACGTAGTGCTTCATCCGGAATTTGTGAATGGGAAGTATGCCCTGTATACCCGCCCTCAAGATGGTTTTATTGACGCCGGCAATGGAGGAGGTATCGGATGGGCACTCATAGATGACATCTGTCATGCCGAAATAAAAGAGGAAAAAATCATCAATAAACGGTTTTATCATACGATCAAGGAAGTAAAAAATGGAGAAGGGCCACACCCCATTAAAACTCCACAAGGATGGTTACATTTAGCACATGGTGTAAGAGGATGCGCAGCCGGATTACGCTATGTATTATACTTATATATGACTTCTTTAGAAGATCCGACAGAAATTATAGCTGAACCTGCAGGTTATTTCATGGCCCCTATAGGAGAAGAAAGAATCGGTGATGTATCGAATGTATTATTCTCAAACGGATGGATTGAAGATGATAACGGAAAAATTTATATCTATTATGCGTCTTCGGACACCCGTCTTCATGTAGCCGAGTCAACAGTAAGCCAGCTTGTAGATTATTGTCTGCACACGCCAACCGACGGTTTCCGTTCTATAGAATCT contains:
- a CDS encoding glycosidase, yielding MKSNRLEELTQNYEALINRKNEICNNSNGIYKRYYHPVLTAEHAPLIWKYDFDEKQNPFMEERIGINAVMNTGAIKINHKYYLVARVEGADRKSFFAVAESNSPVDGFRFWDYPIEMPETDIPDTNMYDMRLTAHEDGWIYGIFCAERKDTNAPAGDLSSAVAVAGIARTKDLKTWQRLPDLKSPSQQRNVVLHPEFVNGKYALYTRPQDGFIDAGNGGGIGWALIDDICHAEIKEEKIINKRFYHTIKEVKNGEGPHPIKTPQGWLHLAHGVRGCAAGLRYVLYLYMTSLEDPTEIIAEPAGYFMAPIGEERIGDVSNVLFSNGWIEDDNGKIYIYYASSDTRLHVAESTVSQLVDYCLHTPTDGFRSIESVKRIITMVNHNKQYLKQ
- a CDS encoding DUF4038 domain-containing protein → MFKRFSICYILFMFCITGTSAQEDRWTGNATNLSKGNLRVNSSGRYLEYTDGTPFLYMGDTAWELISRLNDKETEQYLENRREKGFTVIQTVILDELDDMDVSSNGEPKLIDGNIDKPAPGYFTHVDKVISLAAAKGLYIALLPTWGDKVDKQWGKGPEIFTPENAYRYGKWLGERYMNAPNLIWIIGGDRSGDGKNFAIWNALATGIKSVDKNHLMTYHPHGEHSSSFWFHNASWLDFNMCQSGHAQQDFAIYQRLLLPDLKKEPHKPCMDGEPRYENIPINFKKEKGRFGDDDVRHTLYQSMFSGACGYTYGCNDIWQMFDTGREPKCDADTPWYQSMDKQGAWDLIHFRRLWEKFDFTQGKNQQTIFGDIPLENENYPVAFGNKDYLLVYFPQGGERTIYLPSMKASKRSLKWMNPRNGRITFYQNTTTNTIPISSPTKGKGNDWILIIE
- a CDS encoding glycoside hydrolase family 5 protein codes for the protein MKKVFISAFLLLSLLTLNGCKSNQPPVKETGEPYGVNLACADFGSSFPGEYNKDYTYPTDQDLEYWQKKGLKLIRLPFKWERLQLDLKGPLNQHDLNKMKELVRAAEKRDMVVILDLHNYCRRFMNNEHTLIGNNGLTIEDLASFWQAIAKEFSTFKNIYGYGLMNEPHDLASETKWFDMAQASINAIREVDTNTLIMVGGNDWSSAERWIEQSDTLKFLKDPANNLAFEAHVYFDKDASGTYKYSYEEEECYPEKGIDRVKPFVEWIKQNKFHGFIGEYGIPDNDPRWNETLDLFLGYLQENGINGTYWAAGPWWDTYFMAITPKDGKDRPQMPIIEKYTSTFKK